Within Calliopsis andreniformis isolate RMS-2024a chromosome 4, iyCalAndr_principal, whole genome shotgun sequence, the genomic segment CACCGCTAAAAGCTGGCTCCACCCCCTCCTTTTACCAAGTGGCCAATGGCAGCGAAGCGTTTCTCATTCGTGCGGGTGTGTGATAAACGTGTCAAATGGGGGCTTGCTTCGAGAAGGGGGTAAGTTAAAAGTGATAGTGAAATGTAGAACTGTATGTGTATAtctatatataaataataaatttgaatatatacatatacatatatacacacaGGTAATCGAAAAGGCAGGCAAGGTGGAAGATACAATGAGAATGGTAAGAAGAAGGAACGAGGCGCTGCGCATTGGCCGAGCGTAAATGAACTATATTGGGTATTTGTAGAtttgtatatatatttatatatctatatatataaatacatatgcCCTTGAACGAGAGACAATATCGGTGGGTGGTAGGTTAGATTTTTTGGAGACTACAGCATTCAAAGGGAATGTCTTGTGTGTCTGTTGGCACGCTTGGTCCCGCTCGAACGTCTCGTCGTTTCGGAGCAGCATGCCTGCGTATTCAACGAGACGACGGCTTCCTTTCTCTCTCGTACACACtttgttacttttttttttttctatataatatgaatatatgtatatatatgtaattATGCATACAAATGGTACACCGTGTATATATGCACACATGTTTTCTTAGTTTTGTTCTACGTggtactttttttttttactttgttttttttttatatattttggtcGGTTCAATTCGTCAAGTCGCCACCAGAGGTCAACACGCGTGACTCAAGTAGGTCTCGTTTTCTAAAGCCCCGTAAAAACACGGCGCGCATCGTGTTTCAATATTTCACGCCTCGGCCCTGCCGAAAGATTCGTTTCGGGTTGCACGGCGAAATAGGGAAACGGTTCTTTTACAGGCCGACTTTAGAAACACGTGACACGCACGCAACGTACAAAACTCCTGGGAGTCTATTCGCACCTGCTCCAAAACACGGAACGAGTCTAGATGACGTTTACCACTCTCTGGCGAGATTTGTTGACCTTAATTTCATGTAAGGATGCTAGCTCAGGCAGCCGTCCTCGAGTTAACATCTTAACGAATTGCGCCCGTCAACAAATTCATCGACTCGAGTTTCAACATATTTCTCGATTTTtttgttactttttttttttttttttaaatcgtttCCTAGAGTATTTGAATCTACCACGGTCAAAGAAATAACATCTCCGGATAAGCATTGCCGCGATACTGCACTAGCGTAATTCGTTTTGCAGTCGCGCAACGATGAGCACACGGTAAAATTAACAGACGATCattctgaaaaattaaattcattAGCACATCGTAAAGCAGTTTAGCGTTCTTTCGCCTGCGGTTAAAGTCTGAGAAGAACCTTCAATTtcttttctttgtatttttttttttttttttttaagtaggCGTTTTGGTAAATGCGAATgatagattggttattgaggagcgAAACGACGTCGCTTGAAAAGACTTGTAAACTGAATGTTTGATTAACTAACGTCGATCGACCTCGACGAatcgtataaaaataaatcaacTTTTTTGTTGTTTTGCTTAAGAGATGTCTGCTCTATGAGTTCTTACTGCGTTGATGGTAGGAAACTGAATCATGCAAATTGTTATTGTTTGATTAAAATTATGAAAATGTATGTATTAATTATAGATATCTTCCTGTTTCAATAAAATTTAATCTAATTTTGATAAGCAGGATTAATATCGCAGATAATCTGAAGTACTTTTAGATGTTGTTGCATGAGGACATTGTGATATTTAAATCACTGATTTACTTCAAATTTTGCATACAATGCATATTGGTTGCGAGAATCTACTGGATCTTTAAATTTGTAAGAAACTTGCGATCATAATTTTAATGatacttttttattttagtaGCTTTAATTATAATTAAGATGTAAGTAATTATGAGAACTTGAAATAGTTGCAAGCACAAAATCTGTATTGTTTCAAAATCTACTTTGTCAAATCtacttttatattatttaaaaaatatcaaaattcaTGAAATGTGTTTAGAATTTCATACTTTACTACCCACAGACAATTTAAAAACCTATGCACAAAATTATTACGGTACTCTAATCACTATAAGTATCTAGGTAATGAGTACACGGAATATGCAAAACCTGGTTCAAAACAGTTCTCCAAATATCACTCCAATATGTCCCAGAGAACGACCAAAATCCAAATATCGCTATCTATGATTCGAGAATCAATTTACAGGTACTCAGTCCTAAAATTCGCCTCTATCCTTGTTAGTTACCATAATTGAGAAGTATCGAAAACGCGAATTAGCAAACAGCTGTATATCACGTAGTAACCATCAACGAACCATTAAACCCGCTCAAGCTATACTTCGAGTAGCATCGATCGTGATCAAGTCACAATGTACTTCAAACGGTTAATCATCGTTAAGTTTGACTATGGTATCTCTTACCTTGCTTGAAACCTTCGCTCCCTTGTCTACTGTGCGGCCGCGCGAACGTCTCCTCAGAGGCTGAAGTACAAATCGAATCTCAATTAGATTATCGACAGCTCCAGAAATGTAATTCAAGTAGAAATCAGGCAAAAAAATTAAATCGATTAGTTGAAGAACAGTGCAAGTTCAAAATTGGTCATTTCCAAATAATCTTAAGACTATAACTGAACCCCAGAACCAAAGTATATTAAGAGAACTCTAGTCAGGAAACAAGTGGCTTCGTACATTCTGATTTTGGGGGTCCAGATATACAGCGTATTTCAGAAATAAGTGACCAGACTTTGGTATCGTATTCTACTCTCCTTAATGACGAAAAAATTGGTCCAGCAATTATCTCTTTTCGAAGATGCTACTTGTGACGAAATTCGAAATACTCCAGAACTTTTTGAACATCTTCCCCAGTCTTTAGAACGTCCATGCCAAGTGGATATCATTGCAGACAGAAACCATTTTCAATCAATTCTTTAGATAAGTTACAAAGCATTTCAAAAATATTCTCTTATGAACAAAAAGCGTTTGTATCTCAGATAGAAAAAGTTTGTGGACCTAAGTTTTCCCATTTTTAGACAAAGTAGAATACGATGCCAAAGTTTGGCCACCTATTTCTGGGACACTCTATGCACCTAAACTTCAGAGACAAAGTATATTAAAAtcacacagaaaacaagtggaTTTAATACACTCTGTGAGGTCTAAGTACCTATATAATACACAGAACTATACGTTGGGATCAAATATCCCAAAATGTGTTTTCTAGGCTTGTACTATTCTTCAACTCGCCGATTGGATTACTCCAGCTCAGTAAACTCTACTCACCTTGGGCAGAGGTGCTAGGCGTCGGTTCAGGTTCCCTTTTAACGCGAGGCGTCAGCGATTCGGGCGTGTCGGTACCGTTCTCCGTGGGTTCGTCCTTTCTCGACGACAAAGAGGAAGCAACCGTCGTCCCCGAGGCCGAGTTCCCAACGTTATTGCTGCTGACATTGTTGCTAGCGGAGCCAGCGTTCGCGCCTCTCCCGGTGTTACCCGTGCTCCCTTCGCTCTGAAAGTCGATACCCATCTTCATTTCCATCATCTCCGGCGAGCCTTGCACGAGATCAGATCCCGAGCAAGACTGCAGGTCCTGGCCCGCGATTTCGCTGATCGGCGTGTCGGAGGAACCGCTCAGCTTCCTCGGCCTGCCCCGCTTCCTCTTCGGCGCGGACAGGGCCGAGCCAAGCAGAGGGTGGCTCGACATGTGGTGCATCCTCTTCTGCGAGACGTGGTGGTGAGGCCCGATTTGGTTTATTCTATGTAGATTCGGCGGTGGTGGAGGTACTGTGTTTTGATTGCCAAGCAACGAAGAGGTAATACTAGGCAAGTCGCACTTGTCCTCGTTTACCTCGGTCAGGCCCTTTATCCTGAGGGACTCAGCGACTCTCAAGAAGGCGGTTAGCCTGTCCTGGTCGACGCTGACCTCCCCCCGATACATGAAATCCAGGAGGCTGCGCATGTCCACGTAGGGGACATCTTTCAGAATGACTATTGGGTGCTTGTCGGGGTGGCCGACGAAAAGGGCCTGCAACAGAGAAAAACGAGTTGCTTAGGTGTACGTTCGATGGAGCTCTCAAGAGGGGTTATGAATTATTAATACTCCTGAATTAATTCGTCGTTatgaattattaataaatgtcCTAGAATGCGAGTCATCGGTACTCGAAGAAACGTGCGTTTCCTTCGAACCATGAGTTCAAGCATGCTTTTCTGCTTTAGTTCTTACTAGAGATGGATAAAATGTAGCATAATTAATGATTAACGATTACGATACCGGTATAATCGGGTCATATGGACGAGGTTTATAAATGCGAAGTAGtctatagttatgatgaatgaATGACTAAAGTAATCGGGTGAATATAATTAGCACCAAGCAGTATTGACGCGTCAATCAGTAATTATGAATGTATTACACGATATTAACGATTCTgcgttattattaatattaaataagttCATAATGATGTTATTTAATATATTGAAGTTCGTAATGATGTTTAATATTTTCTGTAATTTTTCTTGAAACGATAGAATGAAGAAATGCTATTTTGCCTATGATTGTAATAAAAATTATGCAACTTCTTATTGCACAAATTACTCATCTATAATTAAAGGTCATAGATATTACTGATGATTACGATACTATCTCATTACACTATTCTCATTTCTTGTCACTCTTATCTGAGTCAAGTAGAAGTTCAGTAACCCTTTTTGTTAAAATCTCGAAAATTAACCTCTTACACTCTATAATCTCACTACTGACAAATCCCCAAATTATAACAAACAATTAATTCTTCCTACTGTTATGAAATACTTTTTGCTAATCAGGTACAAAAATAATTAGACTATAATATTCTCTCGGTATAAGATCGTCACACTCATTGCCCACTATTGTTTTCTCATTCACACTTTCAGGAAGACAAAAACCTATTTCTGTGGCTGAAAGACAAAACAACCAGCGtcgaattttcaaaaaattcgaattgAGGCCTAGAATACAAAatctatattttcaaaaaaaagaaAGGACATTACCCTCTTACGTTTtcgttcaattcacaatatcatATACAGATGGGACAAGTCAGGCTCTTCATAAAAGCTGAACGAATTAAAAGGACTTTTTGACATAAGTGTTCAAGAAGACAAGTACATAAGGCAATATTCAAGTTGAAAACGTTAAACGC encodes:
- the Ttk gene encoding zinc finger and BTB domain-containing protein ttk isoform X3, which codes for MLADINGNLADLRSEAMASQRFCLRWNNHQSNLLSVFDQLLHDESFVDVTLAVEGQLLRAHKMVLSACSPYFQALFVGHPDKHPIVILKDVPYVDMRSLLDFMYRGEVSVDQDRLTAFLRVAESLRIKGLTEVNEDKCDLPSITSSLLGNQNTVPPPPPNLHRINQIGPHHHVSQKRMHHMSSHPLLGSALSAPKRKRGRPRKLSGSSDTPISEIAGQDLQSCSGSDLVQGSPEMMEMKMGIDFQSEGSTGNTGRGANAGSASNNVSSNNVGNSASGTTVASSLSSRKDEPTENGTDTPESLTPRVKREPEPTPSTSAQASEETFARPHSRQGSEGFKQDSEETSSGGGSQSPTHIRINFERCFRKEYSATSLQGKTTSASTAASMDDSQQYSDSESEQKVSKDNLSSAIFNLVAGESEISQSDFEGSFKVENERTEGSVRDFCVKEGDVYRCTVCHRTYTHISNFCRHYVTSHKPNVKYYPCPVCFKEFTRKDNMVAHVKIIHSLKPHMSLSSNSGSSSMGQQR